A stretch of the Nitrospirota bacterium genome encodes the following:
- a CDS encoding RNA-binding protein, whose translation MGSKIYVGGLPYSATEQQLSELFAPHGTVESARVITDKFTGQSRGFGFVEMATEEDAKKAIAALNATQMGGRTLTVNEAKPQEPRSGGGGGGRGGFGGGGDRGGRGGRF comes from the coding sequence ATGGGTTCGAAGATTTATGTGGGTGGCTTACCGTATTCCGCAACCGAGCAGCAGCTCAGCGAGCTGTTTGCGCCGCACGGCACCGTTGAATCGGCGCGCGTGATCACGGACAAGTTCACGGGCCAGTCCCGTGGGTTCGGGTTCGTGGAAATGGCCACGGAAGAGGATGCCAAGAAGGCGATTGCGGCGTTGAATGCGACCCAGATGGGTGGCCGGACGCTGACCGTCAATGAAGCCAAGCCGCAGGAGCCGCGCTCCGGGGGCGGTGGCGGCGGTCGTGGCGGATTCGGTGGCGGCGGCGACCGTGGTGGCCGCGGCGGCCGCTTCTAA
- the ade gene encoding adenine deaminase, with product MAGKTTYRTPEELAAHIRVARGLEPADLVIKHTRFLDVYSGAFLPGDVAVYRGRIAGTQQVYQGRRELDGSSLLVVPGFIDAHVHIESSLLTPARFQQMVLPSGTTTVIWDPHEIANVRGVDGLRWALAATDGLDLDVFVMLSSCVPSTSPERELETSGAELHADDLAALCDHPRVLGLAEMMNYPGLLAGEPDVLRKLLAFQERRLDGHCPGLRGKKLNAYGTAGIHSCHESTTLEEAREKLQKGLHVLIREGSCAKDADALLPLLDDYSSAVVGLCSDDRNPADIVREGHINWIVDKALRAGLRPEVVFRAAGFATARAYGLEDRGVVAPGFLADFCLVRPKEAGRWESGLAVEAVYKRGSLVERAALEVASISSRTQALAGHGSNLRLAACTAADFQVPAAPGLLQQRVRVIGVRRRQIVTDLLEATLPVLDGSVRGDVSQDVLKIAVFERHRGTGRRAVGFVKGFGMQRGALATSINHDSHNAIVVGADEALMAVALNRLREIDGGIVVALDETSLEALPLPIGGLMCDRAPQEVATALERLRGLAKTLGCTLEEPFIQLSFLALPVIPSLKITDRGLVDVEQFRLVGTVM from the coding sequence ATGGCCGGCAAAACCACCTACCGGACGCCCGAAGAGCTCGCCGCCCACATCCGCGTCGCGCGGGGGCTCGAGCCGGCCGACCTCGTCATCAAGCACACCCGTTTCCTGGATGTCTACAGCGGCGCGTTTTTGCCCGGGGATGTGGCCGTCTACCGCGGGCGCATCGCCGGCACGCAGCAGGTCTATCAGGGCCGGCGCGAGCTGGATGGCTCCTCCCTCCTCGTGGTGCCCGGCTTCATCGACGCCCACGTCCATATCGAAAGCAGCCTCCTGACGCCGGCCCGGTTCCAGCAGATGGTGCTGCCCTCAGGCACGACCACCGTGATCTGGGACCCGCACGAGATTGCCAACGTGCGCGGGGTGGACGGGTTGCGCTGGGCCCTGGCGGCGACGGATGGTCTGGATCTTGATGTCTTCGTGATGCTGTCCAGCTGTGTGCCCTCCACCAGCCCCGAACGGGAGTTGGAGACCAGCGGGGCGGAGCTGCACGCCGACGATCTGGCGGCTCTCTGCGACCATCCGCGCGTCCTGGGCCTGGCCGAGATGATGAACTATCCGGGCCTCCTGGCCGGGGAGCCGGACGTATTGCGCAAGCTGCTGGCCTTCCAGGAACGGCGGCTCGACGGCCACTGCCCGGGGTTACGGGGCAAGAAGTTAAATGCCTACGGCACCGCGGGCATCCACAGTTGTCATGAGTCCACGACCCTGGAGGAAGCCCGGGAGAAATTGCAGAAGGGACTGCACGTGCTGATCCGGGAGGGGTCCTGCGCCAAGGATGCGGACGCGCTCCTGCCGCTGCTGGACGACTATTCGTCGGCCGTCGTCGGCCTCTGCAGCGACGACCGCAATCCGGCCGATATCGTCCGCGAAGGCCACATCAACTGGATCGTGGACAAGGCGCTGCGCGCAGGCCTCAGGCCGGAGGTTGTCTTTCGCGCGGCCGGCTTCGCCACGGCACGGGCCTACGGGTTGGAGGATCGGGGTGTGGTGGCTCCCGGGTTCCTGGCGGATTTCTGTCTGGTCAGGCCGAAGGAGGCCGGTCGGTGGGAGTCGGGTCTGGCGGTCGAGGCGGTGTACAAGCGCGGCTCCCTCGTGGAGCGGGCGGCGTTGGAGGTCGCCTCCATCTCCTCACGGACACAGGCCTTGGCCGGCCATGGTTCCAACCTGCGTCTCGCCGCCTGTACGGCAGCCGACTTTCAGGTTCCGGCTGCTCCCGGCTTGTTGCAACAGCGGGTCCGGGTGATCGGCGTTCGGCGGCGGCAGATCGTGACGGACTTGCTGGAAGCCACGTTGCCGGTGTTGGACGGATCGGTGCGCGGCGATGTGTCGCAGGATGTGCTGAAAATCGCCGTCTTCGAACGGCATCGAGGGACGGGGAGGCGCGCCGTCGGGTTTGTCAAAGGATTCGGGATGCAACGGGGCGCGCTCGCGACGTCCATCAACCACGATTCCCACAATGCGATCGTGGTCGGCGCAGATGAGGCTCTTATGGCTGTGGCCCTGAACCGGCTGCGCGAGATCGACGGGGGCATCGTGGTCGCGCTGGATGAGACGAGCCTCGAGGCCTTGCCGCTGCCGATCGGCGGGCTCATGTGCGACCGGGCGCCGCAAGAGGTGGCGACGGCGCTCGAACGGCTGCGCGGGCTCGCCAAGACCTTGGGCTGCACATTGGAAGAGCCCTTCATCCAGCTCTCCTTCCTGGCCCTGCCAGTCATTCCCTCGCTGAAGATCACGGACCGGGGGCTGGTGGATGTGGAGCAGTTCCGCCTGGTCGGGACGGTAATGTAA
- a CDS encoding alpha-D-glucose phosphate-specific phosphoglucomutase produces the protein MNQHPRAGQPALPEQLIDVTRLEREYETRRPDPADPQQRVSFGTSGHRGSALRGTFNEAHILAITQAICEQRHQAGVTGPLYLGKDTHALSEPAFRTALEVLAANGVRTRIDREGGYTPTPVISHAILIYNRGRQNGLADGIVITPSHNPPEDGGFKYNPPHGGPADSQTTKAIENRANELLAANLTGVARQPYAQAANAAGTEKHDYVGTYLADLSHVVDLERIRGAKLKIGIDPLGGAAVAYWKPLADRYGLDLQVVNDRVDPTFRFMTLDWDGKIRMDCSSPYAMASLIALKDRFDLACGNDTDADRHGIVTRTGGLMNPNHFLAVAIDYLFAHRPGWRAEAAVGKTCVSSSMIDRVAAKAGRRLLEVPVGFKWFVQGLLDGSLGFGGEESAGAAFLRRDGTVWVTDKDGLIMDLLAAEIMAATGRDPAERYQELTQTLGDPAYERIDAPVTQAQKAILQKLSPQQISVTELAGEPITAILTQAPGNGGAIGGIKVVTAQGWFAARPSGTEEVYKLYAESFRGPAHLRRIQEEAQALIATAFAAAGAGR, from the coding sequence ATGAACCAGCATCCGCGCGCCGGACAGCCGGCCCTCCCCGAGCAACTCATCGACGTCACCCGGCTCGAACGGGAGTACGAGACGCGCCGGCCCGATCCGGCCGATCCGCAGCAGCGGGTCAGCTTCGGCACCAGCGGACACAGGGGCTCCGCCCTGCGCGGCACCTTCAACGAGGCCCACATCCTGGCCATCACGCAAGCCATCTGCGAACAGCGGCATCAGGCCGGCGTCACCGGGCCCCTCTACCTCGGCAAGGACACCCACGCCCTCTCCGAGCCGGCATTCCGGACCGCGTTGGAAGTCCTGGCGGCCAACGGCGTCCGGACGCGCATCGACCGGGAGGGAGGCTACACGCCCACCCCCGTCATTTCCCACGCCATCCTCATCTATAACCGAGGCCGCCAAAACGGCCTGGCCGACGGCATCGTCATCACCCCCTCGCACAATCCGCCCGAAGATGGAGGCTTCAAATACAACCCGCCGCACGGAGGCCCGGCGGACAGCCAGACGACCAAGGCCATCGAAAACCGGGCCAATGAGTTGCTCGCCGCCAACCTGACCGGCGTCGCCCGCCAGCCCTATGCCCAGGCGGCCAACGCCGCAGGCACAGAAAAGCACGACTACGTCGGCACCTATCTGGCGGACCTGAGCCACGTCGTGGACCTGGAGCGCATCCGCGGCGCCAAACTGAAGATCGGCATCGATCCGCTCGGCGGCGCGGCCGTCGCCTACTGGAAGCCGCTTGCCGACCGCTACGGCCTCGACCTCCAGGTCGTGAACGACCGCGTGGACCCGACCTTCCGGTTCATGACGCTCGACTGGGACGGCAAGATCCGCATGGACTGCTCCTCCCCCTACGCCATGGCCTCGCTCATTGCGCTCAAAGACCGCTTCGACCTGGCCTGCGGCAACGACACGGACGCCGACCGTCACGGCATCGTCACGCGGACCGGCGGCCTCATGAACCCCAACCATTTCCTCGCCGTCGCCATCGACTACCTCTTCGCCCACCGGCCTGGCTGGCGGGCGGAGGCGGCCGTCGGCAAGACCTGCGTCAGCAGCAGCATGATCGACCGCGTCGCCGCCAAGGCGGGGCGCCGTCTGCTGGAAGTGCCGGTCGGGTTCAAGTGGTTCGTGCAAGGTCTGCTCGACGGCTCGCTCGGCTTCGGCGGCGAAGAGAGCGCGGGCGCGGCCTTCCTCCGCCGCGACGGCACCGTGTGGGTCACCGACAAGGACGGCCTCATCATGGACCTCCTGGCCGCGGAGATCATGGCCGCCACGGGACGCGACCCAGCCGAGCGCTACCAAGAACTCACGCAAACGCTGGGAGACCCGGCCTATGAGCGGATCGACGCCCCGGTCACCCAGGCGCAGAAAGCCATCCTGCAGAAATTGTCGCCGCAGCAGATATCGGTCACCGAGCTGGCGGGGGAACCCATCACCGCCATCCTCACCCAGGCCCCCGGCAACGGCGGCGCCATCGGGGGCATCAAAGTCGTCACCGCGCAAGGCTGGTTCGCCGCCAGGCCCAGCGGCACCGAAGAGGTGTATAAGCTCTATGCAGAAAGTTTCCGCGGCCCGGCGCACTTACGGCGCATCCAGGAGGAGGCGCAAGCCCTGATCGCCACGGCTTTTGCCGCGGCGGGCGCCGGCCGGTGA
- a CDS encoding cytochrome c translates to MSSGNAVMMRQEVRAILSLLLVALVGVLLSCARHDPLAPKVPAQNMEEAKALKAPFGAAKSAPPEIVAEGKRLFEGKGACIHCHGEGGKGDGPAGSKLYQHPAADFTSCKMHELRTDGELFWTMDHGVPGTAMVDMVHSGKLKEIEAWKIVAYLRSLCTLP, encoded by the coding sequence ATGTCATCGGGGAACGCGGTCATGATGCGCCAGGAAGTTCGAGCCATTCTCTCTCTGCTGCTCGTGGCGCTGGTGGGCGTACTGCTATCCTGTGCGCGGCATGATCCGCTGGCCCCAAAGGTTCCGGCCCAGAATATGGAGGAGGCCAAGGCCCTGAAGGCTCCGTTCGGAGCGGCCAAGAGCGCCCCGCCGGAGATCGTGGCGGAAGGCAAGCGGCTCTTCGAGGGCAAGGGGGCCTGTATCCACTGTCATGGCGAGGGCGGCAAAGGCGATGGGCCGGCCGGCAGCAAACTGTACCAACATCCCGCCGCAGATTTCACCAGCTGTAAAATGCATGAACTACGGACCGATGGGGAGCTGTTCTGGACCATGGACCACGGAGTGCCGGGTACGGCGATGGTGGACATGGTGCACAGCGGCAAGCTGAAAGAGATCGAGGCCTGGAAGATCGTCGCCTATTTGCGGTCCCTCTGTACGTTGCCATGA
- a CDS encoding acyl-CoA desaturase, with amino-acid sequence MTSSSATAGPFVPRRISFGASFLFALVCLVALVGVPAYGYYVGYSWVDWAMFGLLYVVTGLGITVGYHRLLAHRSFTCPDWVKGALLVAGGWALENTALRWAGAHIRHHARCDEDEDPYNAQRGFWFSHCGWVVLKDPHRDQDEKYLTRLRQDAVVMWQYRWYVPIVLSGLALPFAVGYLYNGWRGGVGCFLLAGVGRTFFVLNSTFCINSVCHLWGSQKYGSADSSRDSWWVSLLTFGEGYHNYHHTYQSDYRNGPRWYNFDPSKWLIYTLSLVGLASSLRTASDEPS; translated from the coding sequence ATGACCTCATCTTCCGCCACCGCCGGTCCCTTTGTTCCGCGTCGCATCAGTTTTGGGGCGTCGTTTCTCTTTGCCCTGGTCTGCCTCGTGGCGTTGGTCGGGGTGCCCGCTTACGGCTACTACGTCGGGTACAGCTGGGTGGACTGGGCCATGTTCGGCCTCCTCTACGTGGTGACCGGTCTGGGAATTACGGTGGGCTATCATCGGTTGCTCGCGCACCGGAGCTTTACCTGCCCCGATTGGGTCAAGGGGGCGCTGCTTGTCGCCGGCGGCTGGGCCTTGGAGAACACGGCGCTCAGATGGGCCGGCGCGCATATCCGGCACCATGCCCGCTGCGATGAAGACGAGGACCCTTACAATGCCCAACGGGGTTTTTGGTTCAGTCACTGCGGCTGGGTGGTGTTGAAAGATCCTCATCGCGATCAGGACGAGAAATACCTGACCCGCTTGCGGCAGGACGCGGTGGTGATGTGGCAATACCGGTGGTACGTGCCGATCGTGCTCTCGGGGCTGGCGCTGCCTTTTGCCGTCGGCTATCTCTACAATGGATGGCGCGGCGGGGTGGGTTGCTTCCTCTTGGCGGGGGTGGGGCGGACGTTCTTCGTGCTCAATTCGACCTTCTGCATCAATTCCGTCTGCCACCTCTGGGGCAGCCAGAAATACGGGTCGGCGGACTCAAGCCGGGACAGTTGGTGGGTGTCCCTGCTGACGTTCGGCGAGGGGTACCACAACTATCACCATACGTATCAGAGCGACTACCGCAACGGACCCCGCTGGTACAATTTCGACCCGTCCAAGTGGCTGATCTATACCCTGTCCCTGGTCGGGCTTGCTTCGTCCTTGCGGACGGCCTCCGACGAGCCTTCGTAA
- a CDS encoding NAD(P)-dependent alcohol dehydrogenase — protein MLPTRGYATQGPTSKLAPFAFERREPGPHDVLIEIAYCGICHSDIHQARDEWGGALFPMVPGHEIVGRVTRIGANVTRFKVGDLAGVGCFVDSCRACESCRAGEQQYCDAMPVWTYNAKDKSGAPTFGGYSNQIVVEEPFCLKIPAGLALAGTAPLLCAGITTYSPLRHWGVGKGHKLAVVGLGGLGHMGVKFGKAFGAEVTVLSRSDSKKQDALRLGAADHQATGNPETFAKLARRFDFILDTVSAPHDFNAYLELLKTDGTMILVGAPPAPTPLSSFSLVLRRRRLVGSLIGGIRQTQEMLDYCAAKNITADVEVIPIQQVETAYERTITGDVRYRFVIDMKTL, from the coding sequence ATGCTCCCTACTCGCGGCTATGCCACCCAGGGCCCCACGTCGAAGCTCGCCCCCTTCGCCTTCGAACGGCGCGAGCCGGGGCCCCACGACGTGCTCATCGAGATCGCCTATTGCGGCATCTGCCACTCCGACATCCATCAGGCCCGCGACGAATGGGGCGGCGCCCTCTTCCCCATGGTGCCGGGCCATGAGATCGTCGGACGCGTCACCCGCATCGGCGCGAACGTGACCCGCTTCAAGGTCGGCGACCTGGCCGGGGTCGGCTGCTTCGTGGACTCCTGCCGCGCCTGCGAGAGCTGCCGCGCGGGCGAGCAGCAATATTGCGACGCGATGCCGGTCTGGACTTACAACGCCAAGGACAAGAGCGGCGCGCCGACGTTCGGCGGCTACTCCAATCAGATCGTCGTGGAAGAACCCTTTTGCCTGAAGATTCCCGCCGGCCTCGCGCTGGCCGGCACGGCGCCGCTCCTCTGCGCCGGCATCACGACCTACTCCCCCCTGCGTCATTGGGGCGTCGGCAAGGGCCACAAGCTGGCCGTGGTGGGCCTGGGCGGGCTGGGCCACATGGGGGTCAAGTTCGGCAAGGCCTTCGGCGCGGAAGTGACCGTGCTCAGCCGCTCCGACAGCAAAAAGCAGGATGCCCTGCGCCTCGGCGCCGCCGACCATCAGGCCACGGGCAATCCGGAGACCTTCGCGAAGCTCGCCCGGCGGTTCGACTTCATCCTCGACACGGTCTCGGCCCCGCACGACTTCAACGCATATTTGGAACTGCTCAAGACGGACGGCACCATGATCCTGGTCGGGGCGCCGCCCGCGCCGACGCCGCTGTCCTCCTTCTCGCTCGTCCTGCGCCGCCGGCGGCTGGTCGGCTCGCTCATCGGCGGCATCCGCCAGACGCAGGAGATGCTGGATTATTGCGCGGCCAAGAACATCACCGCCGACGTGGAAGTCATTCCCATCCAGCAGGTCGAAACGGCCTACGAGCGGACGATCACAGGCGACGTGCGCTATCGCTTCGTCATCGACATGAAGACGCTGTGA
- a CDS encoding SHOCT domain-containing protein, with protein sequence MSWPTLLLIMGVSYLAQACSGPQPARIVCGQCEEEDRFVRLQARSDAPGPERRSFAHPFTLSQQDWTLLLRSLRMQRIEEAFPLLASKGTPAEAFTAEETTYLSETFSKAFAKAGTDDWVLFALTRRSSTEVSELTTGACYIEGERLHVLLANYRFPVTLPGVRALLWEQPLYAYPPFYAVAPGEFQTLARRYGLQGRLIASGVPDITIDIKPLLLASLGSKPAAPPGKADGAQAGPASGASVEDSLALLQRLKERGLVTEDEYREKKQQLLNRF encoded by the coding sequence ATGTCTTGGCCGACACTGCTGCTCATCATGGGCGTGTCGTATCTCGCCCAGGCTTGTTCCGGCCCGCAGCCGGCCCGCATCGTCTGCGGCCAATGTGAAGAGGAAGACCGGTTCGTCCGCCTGCAGGCCCGCAGCGACGCGCCGGGACCGGAGCGCCGGTCGTTCGCCCATCCGTTCACGCTGAGCCAACAGGACTGGACGCTTCTGTTGCGCAGTCTGCGCATGCAGCGCATTGAGGAGGCCTTCCCGCTGCTGGCCTCGAAGGGGACGCCGGCGGAGGCGTTCACCGCCGAGGAAACAACCTACCTGAGCGAGACCTTCTCCAAGGCCTTCGCCAAGGCCGGCACGGATGATTGGGTCTTGTTCGCCCTGACCCGCCGATCGTCGACGGAGGTCAGCGAGTTGACGACCGGCGCCTGCTATATCGAAGGGGAGCGGCTGCACGTGCTGCTGGCCAACTATCGGTTTCCGGTCACGCTTCCCGGCGTCCGGGCGCTCTTGTGGGAGCAGCCGCTCTATGCCTATCCGCCGTTCTATGCCGTGGCGCCGGGGGAGTTTCAGACCCTCGCCAGGCGGTATGGACTGCAGGGGCGCCTGATCGCCTCGGGGGTGCCGGACATCACCATCGACATCAAGCCGCTGCTGTTGGCGTCGCTCGGCTCCAAGCCTGCCGCGCCGCCGGGCAAGGCCGATGGGGCTCAGGCGGGGCCGGCTTCGGGAGCGTCCGTTGAAGACTCGCTGGCGTTGCTCCAACGGCTGAAAGAACGGGGCCTCGTCACCGAGGACGAGTACCGAGAGAAAAAACAACAACTCCTGAATCGGTTTTGA
- the yacG gene encoding DNA gyrase inhibitor YacG: MNSRKPMTCPICKKPASWEGNHWRPFCSERCQLIDLGAWASEEYRVPGQSLLVTPSELDDPEDQQ; the protein is encoded by the coding sequence ATGAACAGCAGGAAGCCGATGACATGCCCCATTTGCAAAAAACCCGCGAGCTGGGAAGGGAACCACTGGCGCCCCTTCTGCTCGGAACGGTGCCAGCTCATCGACCTGGGCGCCTGGGCCTCGGAGGAGTATCGCGTGCCGGGCCAGAGCCTCCTCGTCACCCCCTCCGAGCTGGACGACCCGGAGGACCAACAGTAG
- a CDS encoding polymer-forming cytoskeletal protein: MWNRTDGPQKQGGDGFAQTTDATDQDTNLFANEGADSQVMASIARGMEFKGCLRYSGTVRIDGKMEGEIITDGTVLIGRGAVIFAQVQARKVLCLGQITGDILATEKVRFLAPAILTGSVTAPVVAMEEGVLFSGTLEMRQADQPSAKPTVVREAPRDRDRDALLLAHTGNGRAVAAS, translated from the coding sequence ATGTGGAACCGTACCGATGGCCCCCAGAAGCAGGGGGGAGACGGCTTTGCCCAGACGACGGACGCGACCGACCAGGACACGAATCTCTTTGCCAATGAAGGAGCGGATAGCCAGGTCATGGCGTCCATCGCCAGGGGCATGGAGTTCAAGGGCTGTCTACGGTACAGCGGGACGGTCCGCATCGACGGCAAGATGGAAGGGGAAATCATCACCGACGGCACCGTGCTGATCGGGCGTGGCGCCGTGATCTTCGCGCAAGTCCAGGCCCGCAAAGTGCTCTGCCTCGGACAGATCACCGGCGACATCCTGGCCACCGAGAAAGTCCGGTTCCTGGCCCCGGCCATATTGACCGGCTCGGTCACGGCGCCCGTCGTGGCAATGGAAGAAGGGGTCCTGTTCAGCGGCACCTTGGAGATGCGGCAAGCGGACCAGCCCTCGGCGAAGCCCACCGTGGTCAGGGAAGCGCCCAGGGACAGGGATCGGGATGCCCTCCTACTGGCCCATACGGGGAACGGCCGGGCTGTGGCCGCCAGCTAA
- a CDS encoding PAS domain S-box protein, which yields MRKRRAELYAWLPGLIVIMTVVALAVGTLALHHLETELVAFAGESLAIAATDIADKLDLLLFEHYSEVQILAGALDAAISDPQHLTKHLSAWQQVHPAYLWMGVTDAGGRLVAATDLQHVGQDRSKDRWFLAVREKDEVLVEDAKVSSEAGGVAALSFTAPIKSAEGKFLGAVSVRMGLPAMEGVFGRTIRLFQLERGISGMVQWRLLTKDGSLLFDSSLGRADRENLVQRGQASALLLASTAPAGYVEEDQVPRRVKVVTGYARTEGYGRFPGLQWGVLVHVARKDVLRPIYGIMGEVGVAGAAVGLPLLTLLFWTSLRLRKEWARILKHEAQLAATLASTADAVLVTDPTGLVTSVNRAAQALIGWSPDELLGKKIHEAITFRQGKADQPLDSLIEPALHGTAKSLPPIVLVSKQGREVMVEGTLSPIRDDAGKLIGALMALRDITERTRVERRREAQYEVTKVLAESSTLDDAAPRLLETICVSLHWAVGLMWTVDEAANQLEFVEFWHVPADTVPAFETASRRAAFAPGIGLPGRVWASKKPAWISDVSRDGNFPRAPMAEQACLHGAFAFPILSGDRVLGVLEFFSHDVRQPDHDLLQMLNSIGVQVGHFLERHQLARQVRKAQTGERL from the coding sequence ATGCGCAAACGACGGGCCGAGCTCTATGCCTGGCTGCCGGGGCTGATCGTCATCATGACGGTGGTGGCGCTGGCCGTGGGCACCCTGGCTCTGCACCACCTGGAGACCGAACTGGTGGCCTTTGCCGGAGAAAGCCTGGCGATCGCCGCCACCGACATTGCGGACAAGCTGGACTTGCTCCTGTTCGAGCATTACAGCGAGGTCCAGATCCTGGCCGGGGCGCTGGATGCCGCCATCTCCGATCCGCAACATTTAACCAAACATCTGTCGGCTTGGCAGCAGGTCCACCCGGCCTATCTCTGGATGGGGGTGACGGACGCGGGGGGCCGGTTGGTGGCGGCCACCGATCTGCAACACGTCGGGCAGGATCGCAGTAAGGACCGTTGGTTCCTGGCGGTGCGGGAGAAGGACGAGGTCTTGGTGGAAGACGCCAAGGTTTCCTCCGAAGCCGGCGGGGTGGCGGCGCTCTCGTTTACGGCCCCGATCAAAAGCGCGGAGGGCAAGTTCCTGGGGGCGGTGAGCGTGCGCATGGGGTTGCCGGCGATGGAGGGGGTCTTCGGGCGGACGATCCGTCTGTTCCAACTGGAGCGGGGGATCAGCGGTATGGTGCAATGGCGGTTGCTGACCAAGGACGGATCGCTGCTGTTCGACTCCTCCCTGGGCCGGGCGGACCGGGAGAACCTGGTGCAACGCGGGCAGGCCTCCGCGCTGCTGCTCGCCTCGACCGCGCCCGCCGGCTATGTCGAGGAGGATCAGGTTCCGCGGCGGGTGAAAGTCGTGACCGGCTATGCGCGGACCGAAGGCTACGGGCGGTTTCCCGGGCTGCAATGGGGCGTGCTCGTGCACGTGGCGCGGAAAGACGTGCTCCGGCCCATCTATGGCATCATGGGCGAGGTGGGGGTTGCTGGCGCCGCCGTGGGCCTGCCCTTGCTGACCCTGCTCTTCTGGACCTCCCTGCGCTTGCGCAAGGAATGGGCCCGCATCCTCAAGCACGAAGCGCAGTTGGCCGCCACTTTGGCTAGCACGGCCGATGCCGTCCTCGTGACCGATCCGACCGGCCTCGTGACGTCCGTGAACCGGGCCGCTCAGGCGCTGATCGGCTGGAGTCCGGACGAATTGCTCGGCAAGAAAATCCACGAGGCCATTACGTTCAGGCAGGGGAAGGCCGATCAACCGCTGGATAGCCTGATCGAGCCGGCGCTCCATGGAACGGCCAAGTCGCTGCCTCCCATTGTCCTGGTGTCCAAGCAGGGCCGCGAAGTCATGGTGGAAGGGACGTTGTCGCCCATTCGGGACGACGCCGGCAAGCTGATCGGCGCGTTGATGGCCTTGCGGGATATCACCGAGCGGACCAGGGTCGAACGCCGCCGGGAGGCGCAGTACGAGGTGACAAAAGTTCTGGCGGAGTCCTCCACCTTGGACGATGCGGCGCCCCGCCTCCTGGAAACCATTTGCGTCAGCCTGCACTGGGCGGTGGGGCTCATGTGGACGGTGGATGAGGCGGCGAACCAGTTGGAGTTCGTCGAATTCTGGCATGTGCCGGCCGACACGGTCCCGGCCTTTGAAACGGCCAGCCGGCGCGCGGCCTTTGCGCCCGGCATCGGCTTGCCCGGCCGGGTCTGGGCGTCGAAAAAGCCGGCCTGGATTTCCGACGTCTCGCGGGACGGCAATTTCCCCCGCGCGCCGATGGCGGAGCAGGCGTGCCTGCACGGCGCCTTTGCCTTTCCCATTCTAAGCGGAGACCGGGTGCTGGGCGTGCTGGAGTTCTTCAGTCACGATGTCCGGCAGCCGGACCACGATTTGCTGCAAATGTTGAACTCTATCGGGGTTCAGGTCGGCCATTTTCTGGAACGGCATCAGCTGGCGCGGCAGGTGCGCAAAGCCCAGACCGGGGAGCGCCTCTGA